A single genomic interval of Pyrus communis chromosome 5, drPyrComm1.1, whole genome shotgun sequence harbors:
- the LOC137733998 gene encoding cell division cycle 20.2, cofactor of APC complex-like, which produces MDAGSMGSSPSLKSQSRCPLQEQFLQRRNSRENLDRFIPNRSAMDFDFANMMLTEGRKGKENPAVSSPSREAYRKQLAEAMNMNRTRILAFKNKPPAPVEMFPREFSSLQQDKPAKPRRHIPQTSEKTLDAPDLVDDYYLNLLDWGSCNVLAIALANTVYLWDATNGSTSELVTFEDEVGSVTSVSWAPDGRHIAIGLDNSEVQLWDSTANKQLRTLRGCHRSRVGSLAWNNHILTTGGMDSCIVNNDVRIRSHIVETYRGHEQEVCGLKWSASGQQLASGGNDNLLHIWDRSVASSNSPTQWLHRLEDHTAAVKALAWCPFQGNLLASGGGGGDRCIKFWNTHTGACLNSVDTGSQVCSLLWNKNERELLSSHGFTQNQLTLWKYPSMAKIAELTGHTSRVLYMAQSPDGCTVASAAGDETLRFWNVFGVPEVAKPAPKANPEPFAHLNRIR; this is translated from the exons ATGGATGCAGGATCAATGGGTTCTTCACCCAGCTTGAAGTCGCAGTCTAGGTGCCCTCTTCAAGAACAGTTTCTTCAGCGAAGGAATTCTCGGGAAAAC TTGGACAGGTTCATACCAAACAGGTCAGCAATGGATTTTGATTTCGCTAACATGATGCTAACGGAAGGTAGGAAAGGTAAGGAAAACCCAGCTGTCTCTTCCCCATCCAGAGAGGCCTATCGGAAGCAGTTGGCAGAGGCAATGAACATGAACCGGACTAGAATCCTTGCATTCAAGAACAAGCCACCTGCCCCTGTTGAGATGTTCCCGCGCGAGTTCTCTTCTCTGCAACAGGATAAACCTGCAAAGCCCCGAAGACACATTCCTCAA ACCTCAGAGAAGACATTGGATGCTCCGGACCTTGTGGATGATTACTACCTCAATTTGTTGGATTGGGGGAGCTGCAATGTCCTCGCCATAGCTCTTGCAAACACAGTTTATTTGTGGGATGCTACCAATGGTTCTACTTCGGAACTGGTCACATTTGAGGATGAAGTTGGATCTGTGACCAGCGTCAGTTGGGCTCCTGATGGGCGCCACATTGCTATTGGACTGGACAATTCTGAAGTACAGTTATGGGATTCGACTGCCAACAAGCAG CTGAGAACTTTGAGAGGTTGCCACCGATCACGAGTAGGCTCTTTGGCATGGAACAACCACATTCTTACAACTGGAGGGATGGACAGTTGCATTGTGAACAATGATGTAAGAATTAGATCACACATTGTTGAGACATACAGAGGACATGAGCAAGAGGTTTGTGGACTGAAGTGGTCGGCCTCAGGCCAGCAATTGGCTAGCGGAGGAAACGACAACCTTCTCCATATATGGGACAGATCAGTGGCATCTTCAAATTCACCAACTCAGTGGCTTCACAGACTGGAAGATCATACAGCTGCAGTGAAAGCCCTAGCTTGGTGTCCTTTCCAGGGCAATTTATTGGCTTCTGGTGGAGGCGGGGGTGACCGGTGCATAAAGTTTTGGAACACTCACACAGGTGCATGCTTGAACTCGGTCGACACTGGATCTCAGGTCTGTTCTTTGCTGTGGAACAAGAATGAAAGGGAATTGCTTAGCTCACATGGGTTTACTCAGAATCAGCTCACTCTTTGGAAATACCCGTCGATGGCTAAAATTGCCGAGCTCACTGGCCATACTTCTAGAGTTCTTTATATGGCTCAG AGCCCCGATGGTTGCACAGTTGCATCAGCAGCTGGTGATGAAACACTCAGGTTTTGGAACGTTTTTGGGGTCCCTGAGGTGGCTAAACCAGCTCCCAAAGCTAACCCTGAGCCCTTTGCTCATTTGAACCGCATTCGCTGA
- the LOC137734000 gene encoding gluconokinase, producing the protein MASDLGGGMVVVIMGVSGAGKSTIGEMLAKEINSSFIDADDFHPQSNKEKMRKGIPLTEEDRIPWLETLRNSVRDKLVAGGTVILGCSALQKRYREILRSADPNYKPGSCASLVKFVLLDAQAEVLAARLEKRIAEGKHFMSPALLQSQLGLLQIDDSEGILKVDATLSPQEIVNTIERLLSI; encoded by the exons ATGGCTTCAGATCTTGGCGGAG GAATGGTTGTTGTGATCATGGGAGTCAGTGGTGCTGGCAAATC CACGATAGGTGAGATGCTGGCGAAAGAGATAAATTCTAGCTTTATAGATGCAGATGATTTCCACCCTCAATCAAACAAAG AAAAGATGCGTAAAGGGATCCCTCTCACAGAAGAAGACCGGATTCCTTGGCTTGAGACACTTCGAAATAGCGTAAGGGACAAGTTGGTCGCTGGAGGAACTGTGATTCTTGGGTGTTCGGCTCTGCAGAAGCGATATAGAGAAATTTTAAGATCTGCCGACCCTAATTATAAACCGGGAAGTTGCGCCAGTTTGGTGAAGTTCGTCTTGTTGGATGCTCAGGCAGAGGTGCTGGCTGCTAGATTAGAGAAAAGAATCGCGGAAGGGAAGCATTTCATGTCACCTGCACTTTTGCAGTCTCAGTTGGGGTTGCTTCAGATTGATGATTCTGAAGGAATACTTAAAGTTGATGCCACTTTAAGTCCTCAAGAAATTGTAAACACCATTGAAAGATTGCTTTCGATTTAA
- the LOC137735574 gene encoding phospholipid scramblase family protein C343.06c-like isoform X1 produces the protein MCNELFRVRRPFWWITSSIYVEINSKEIGVVHRRWHLWRRVYDLYLGNKQFAVVENPGFWHWTFTLKDIDDKVLAEIDREWRGFGFEIFTDAGQYVIRFGSSDASSITGSARLINELEVIRPLTLLERAVTVALAVSLDNDYFSRHGGWGLPFYEVGE, from the exons ATGTGTAATGAGCTCTTTAGG GTTCGCAGGCCTTTTTGGTGGATAACCAGCTCAATTTATGTAGAGATCAACAGTAAG GAAATCGGTGTGGTTCACAGACGATGGCATCTTTGGAGGAGGGTGTATGATTTGTACCTAGG GAATAAGCAGTTTGCAGTTGTAGAAAATCCTGGCTTCTGGCATTGGACTTTTACTTTGAAGGACATTGACGACAAAGTTTTGGCTGAGATAGATCGTGAATGGAGGGGTTTCGGCTTTGAg ATTTTCACTGATGCGGGGCAATATGTGATTCGGTTTGGGAGTTCTGATGCCAGCTCCATTACTGGTTCTGCTAGATTG ATTAACGAGTTGGAAGTCATTCGACCACTGACTCTGTTAGAGAGAGCTGTAACTGTTGCCCTTGCTGTATCGTTGGACAACGACTATTTCTCAAGACACGGTGGATG GGGATTGCCATTTTATGAAGTAGGAGAATAG
- the LOC137735574 gene encoding phospholipid scramblase family protein C343.06c-like isoform X2, which yields MPCVRRPFWWITSSIYVEINSKEIGVVHRRWHLWRRVYDLYLGNKQFAVVENPGFWHWTFTLKDIDDKVLAEIDREWRGFGFEIFTDAGQYVIRFGSSDASSITGSARLINELEVIRPLTLLERAVTVALAVSLDNDYFSRHGGWGLPFYEVGE from the exons ATGCCATGT GTTCGCAGGCCTTTTTGGTGGATAACCAGCTCAATTTATGTAGAGATCAACAGTAAG GAAATCGGTGTGGTTCACAGACGATGGCATCTTTGGAGGAGGGTGTATGATTTGTACCTAGG GAATAAGCAGTTTGCAGTTGTAGAAAATCCTGGCTTCTGGCATTGGACTTTTACTTTGAAGGACATTGACGACAAAGTTTTGGCTGAGATAGATCGTGAATGGAGGGGTTTCGGCTTTGAg ATTTTCACTGATGCGGGGCAATATGTGATTCGGTTTGGGAGTTCTGATGCCAGCTCCATTACTGGTTCTGCTAGATTG ATTAACGAGTTGGAAGTCATTCGACCACTGACTCTGTTAGAGAGAGCTGTAACTGTTGCCCTTGCTGTATCGTTGGACAACGACTATTTCTCAAGACACGGTGGATG GGGATTGCCATTTTATGAAGTAGGAGAATAG
- the LOC137734091 gene encoding uncharacterized protein At1g51745-like isoform X2: MCVMGSADSGAGDFSVGSIVWVRRRNGSWWPGKIVGPEELSTSHLTSPRSGTPVKLLGREDASVDWYNLEKSKRVKAFRCGEFDDCIEKAESAQGMPIKKREKYARREDAILHALELEKQLLKKQGKLGVEPTGVIYKAKRSKIVYLPAESGESLGYEASPSNHVEISASPVGARPHAESMISENTSGFTEDGSDSSETDTSESELDSSETEPDMDEDMPLLSEPEVGRYEAQEHRIMVGEEPDELSHSGEMSHLYSHDSLFASGAVSKWQLKGKRNIRNLTKKSMDATYGKGYNYGPYSEEKTEFVLEDEYSMASRASARRQNSVGRNMIDWEDWTWEDRSAWNEYWDIKRERFHPVYDGRHHYRRRPKYLIDVDLKVQASYQKEPVPIVSLMSKLNGKAIIGHPIQIEALEDGSSNSLLSTVDEFGEEAIDNNGVATLPHAWRTARRTANVRVPRPHLSSALDGDETAHYPPFSDEESRPPFKKLNIGSFSNKASQGKRSLPYNSRLPTDRKLSKKAAKKVILSSSQKTRTISSIPVEQNFSNKRMHHDSSSYQREGLIKPESSGAATTVACIPVKLVFSRLLEKINRPPSKAVSTVLLNSEKERNS; this comes from the exons ATGTGTGTTATGGGTAGTGCGGATTCAGGTGCGGGCGATTTCAGCGTAGGATCGATCGTCTGGGTGAGGCGGAGGAACGGGTCCTGGTGGCCGGGGAAGATAGTGGGCCCGGAAGAGCTCTCCACTTCGCATCTCACGTCGCCTCGCTCTGGGACCCCCGTCAAGCTTCTCGGCAGAGAAGATGCCAGTGT TGACTGGTACAATCTGGAAAAATCCAAGCGTGTTAAGGCATTTCGATGCGGTGAGTTTGATGATTGTATTGAGAAGGCCGAATCAGCGCAGGGTATGCCtataaagaaaagagagaaatatgCACGTCGAGAAGATGCTATTCTTCATGCGCTTGAACTTGAGAAGCAGTTATTGAAGAAACAAGGAAAGTTAG GAGTGGAGCCAACGGGAGTTATTTACAAGGCAAAGAGGAGTAAAATTGTATATTTGCCAGCTGAGTCTGGTGAATCCTTGGGGTATGAAGCATCTCCTTCAAACCATGTAGAGATCTCAGCTTCCCCAGTTGGTGCTCGTCCTCATGCTGAGTCCATGATTTCAGAGAACACTTCTGGTTTTACAGAGGATGGCTCTGATTCTTCTGAAACTGATACTTCTGAGTCCGAGTTGGATTCATCTGAGACCGAACCAGATATGGATGAAGACATGCCTTTACTTTCAG AACCAGAAGTGGGAAGATATGAAGCACAAGAACACAGAATCATGGTTGGTGAGGAGCCTGATGAATTATCGCATTCTGGTGAGATGTCTCACCTCTATAGTCATGACTCTCTATTTGCTAGTGGAGCTGTGTCCAAATGGCAGCTGAAAGGGAAAAGGAATATCCGCAATCTTACAAAAAAGTCTATGGATGCAACTTACGGAAAAGGCTATAATTATGGACCGTATTCTGAAGAAAAG ACTGAGTTTGTACTGGAAGATGAATACTCCATGGCGTCAAGAGCTTCAGCAAGACGTCAAAACAGTGTTGGTCGGAATATGATTGATTGGGAGGACTGGACCTGGGAGGATAGGTCTGCTTGGAACGAATACTGGGACATCAAAAGAGAGCGCTTTCACCCGGTATATGATGGCCGTCATCATTATCGCAGGAGGCCAAAATACTTGATAGATGTTGACTTGAAGGTCCAGGCAAGTTACCAAAAGGAGCCTGTTCCAATTGTTTCTCTGATGAGTAAGTTAAATGGGAAGGCAATAATAGGGCACCCAATCCAAATTGAAGCCTTAGAAGATGGTTCATCCAACTCGCTTCTTTCAACAGTTGATGAATTTGGTGAAGAAGCAATTGACAATAATGGGGTTGCAACTCTTCCACACGCATGGAGGACGGCAAGGAGGACAGCAAATGTTCGAGTCCCACGCCCTCATTTATCATCTGCATTGGATGGTGATGAAACTGCTCACTACCCTCCCTTTTCAGATGAAGAAAGCAGACCGCCATTTAAGAAACTAAATATAGGGAGTTTCAGTAACAAGGCAAGCCAGGGCAAAAGGAGCCTTCCTTACAACTCTCGGCTTCCCACTGATAGAAAGCTCTCAAAAAAGGCGGCCAAGAAAGTGATCTTATCGTCAAGCCAGAAAACGAGGACCATATCTTCAATACCCGTTGAACAGAATTTTAGTAACAAGCGAATGCATCATGATAGCAGTAGTTATCAAAGGGAAGGGCTGATCAAACCGGAGTCTTCTGGGGCTGCTACTACTGTAGCTTGCATACCGGTGAAATTAGTATTCAGTAGGTTACTTGAGAAGATCAATAGGCCTCCATCAAAAGCAGTTAGTACGGTTTTATTGAATAGCGAAAAGGAGAGAAATTCGTGA
- the LOC137734091 gene encoding uncharacterized protein At1g51745-like isoform X1: MCVMGSADSGAGDFSVGSIVWVRRRNGSWWPGKIVGPEELSTSHLTSPRSGTPVKLLGREDASVDWYNLEKSKRVKAFRCGEFDDCIEKAESAQGMPIKKREKYARREDAILHALELEKQLLKKQGKLGITSERLNNKLSDAVKKELVISSGSLGIDNAKLANSKSPTSHRNDIIGSPMSSERVEEGNQLSGDDDHSEVVPRMRGLQDFGLKIAPSKQKISSIALNGSLKPTLNGNVQALSRGGLSMGGTSHVNGKHSLEQRKRSHDGLSDEILVKRPDKRRPLVQVLQNIAKLAVPQSLQPDSTTLSTSVSGVEPTGVIYKAKRSKIVYLPAESGESLGYEASPSNHVEISASPVGARPHAESMISENTSGFTEDGSDSSETDTSESELDSSETEPDMDEDMPLLSEPEVGRYEAQEHRIMVGEEPDELSHSGEMSHLYSHDSLFASGAVSKWQLKGKRNIRNLTKKSMDATYGKGYNYGPYSEEKTEFVLEDEYSMASRASARRQNSVGRNMIDWEDWTWEDRSAWNEYWDIKRERFHPVYDGRHHYRRRPKYLIDVDLKVQASYQKEPVPIVSLMSKLNGKAIIGHPIQIEALEDGSSNSLLSTVDEFGEEAIDNNGVATLPHAWRTARRTANVRVPRPHLSSALDGDETAHYPPFSDEESRPPFKKLNIGSFSNKASQGKRSLPYNSRLPTDRKLSKKAAKKVILSSSQKTRTISSIPVEQNFSNKRMHHDSSSYQREGLIKPESSGAATTVACIPVKLVFSRLLEKINRPPSKAVSTVLLNSEKERNS, from the exons ATGTGTGTTATGGGTAGTGCGGATTCAGGTGCGGGCGATTTCAGCGTAGGATCGATCGTCTGGGTGAGGCGGAGGAACGGGTCCTGGTGGCCGGGGAAGATAGTGGGCCCGGAAGAGCTCTCCACTTCGCATCTCACGTCGCCTCGCTCTGGGACCCCCGTCAAGCTTCTCGGCAGAGAAGATGCCAGTGT TGACTGGTACAATCTGGAAAAATCCAAGCGTGTTAAGGCATTTCGATGCGGTGAGTTTGATGATTGTATTGAGAAGGCCGAATCAGCGCAGGGTATGCCtataaagaaaagagagaaatatgCACGTCGAGAAGATGCTATTCTTCATGCGCTTGAACTTGAGAAGCAGTTATTGAAGAAACAAGGAAAGTTAGGTATAACTTCTGAACGCTTGAACAATAAATTATCTGATGCTGTGAAAAAGGAGTTAGTTATTTCTTCTGGGAGCTTGGGAATTGACAATGCAAAACTTGCAAATTCCAAATCACCTACGTCTCATAGAAATGACATTATAGGCAGTCCTATGTCTTCAGAAAGAGTCGAAGAGGGAAATCAACTAAGTGGTGATGATGATCATTCTGAAGTCGTGCCTCGGATGAGAGGCTTGCAAGACTTTGGTCTCAAAATTGCCCCTTCGAAGcaaaaaatttcttctattGCTTTAAACGGTTCTTTGAAACCCACACTTAATGGTAATGTTCAAGCTCTTAGTCGCGGTGGTCTTAGCATGGGAGGAACAAGTCATGTGAATGGTAAACATTCTTTAGAGCAAAGGAAAAGGTCACATGATGGATTAAGTGATGAAATTTTGGTCAAGAGACCTGATAAACGTCGTCCTCTTGTTCAAGTTTTGCAGAATATTGCAAAATTAGCAGTCCCACAGTCCTTGCAACCTGACAGTACTACTCTTTCTACTTCTGTTTCAGGAGTGGAGCCAACGGGAGTTATTTACAAGGCAAAGAGGAGTAAAATTGTATATTTGCCAGCTGAGTCTGGTGAATCCTTGGGGTATGAAGCATCTCCTTCAAACCATGTAGAGATCTCAGCTTCCCCAGTTGGTGCTCGTCCTCATGCTGAGTCCATGATTTCAGAGAACACTTCTGGTTTTACAGAGGATGGCTCTGATTCTTCTGAAACTGATACTTCTGAGTCCGAGTTGGATTCATCTGAGACCGAACCAGATATGGATGAAGACATGCCTTTACTTTCAG AACCAGAAGTGGGAAGATATGAAGCACAAGAACACAGAATCATGGTTGGTGAGGAGCCTGATGAATTATCGCATTCTGGTGAGATGTCTCACCTCTATAGTCATGACTCTCTATTTGCTAGTGGAGCTGTGTCCAAATGGCAGCTGAAAGGGAAAAGGAATATCCGCAATCTTACAAAAAAGTCTATGGATGCAACTTACGGAAAAGGCTATAATTATGGACCGTATTCTGAAGAAAAG ACTGAGTTTGTACTGGAAGATGAATACTCCATGGCGTCAAGAGCTTCAGCAAGACGTCAAAACAGTGTTGGTCGGAATATGATTGATTGGGAGGACTGGACCTGGGAGGATAGGTCTGCTTGGAACGAATACTGGGACATCAAAAGAGAGCGCTTTCACCCGGTATATGATGGCCGTCATCATTATCGCAGGAGGCCAAAATACTTGATAGATGTTGACTTGAAGGTCCAGGCAAGTTACCAAAAGGAGCCTGTTCCAATTGTTTCTCTGATGAGTAAGTTAAATGGGAAGGCAATAATAGGGCACCCAATCCAAATTGAAGCCTTAGAAGATGGTTCATCCAACTCGCTTCTTTCAACAGTTGATGAATTTGGTGAAGAAGCAATTGACAATAATGGGGTTGCAACTCTTCCACACGCATGGAGGACGGCAAGGAGGACAGCAAATGTTCGAGTCCCACGCCCTCATTTATCATCTGCATTGGATGGTGATGAAACTGCTCACTACCCTCCCTTTTCAGATGAAGAAAGCAGACCGCCATTTAAGAAACTAAATATAGGGAGTTTCAGTAACAAGGCAAGCCAGGGCAAAAGGAGCCTTCCTTACAACTCTCGGCTTCCCACTGATAGAAAGCTCTCAAAAAAGGCGGCCAAGAAAGTGATCTTATCGTCAAGCCAGAAAACGAGGACCATATCTTCAATACCCGTTGAACAGAATTTTAGTAACAAGCGAATGCATCATGATAGCAGTAGTTATCAAAGGGAAGGGCTGATCAAACCGGAGTCTTCTGGGGCTGCTACTACTGTAGCTTGCATACCGGTGAAATTAGTATTCAGTAGGTTACTTGAGAAGATCAATAGGCCTCCATCAAAAGCAGTTAGTACGGTTTTATTGAATAGCGAAAAGGAGAGAAATTCGTGA
- the LOC137735674 gene encoding uncharacterized protein: MDFSTLSRRELQTLCKRNKLPANLTNVAMADSLKNLTLVEGIEELLNQSPQKTMNGSLSIPRTAARTSARRKPITEEPESSQPLTRNRRGVTRRAVAEEVVDQEMAEVVSKTPAAPSTRSRAPAASARQKTDTQKETASVQKSVYNTRRSVRLLEKTMANLSLGYENSMPFKMNELSSEINNDSEKTDVSVDEGSNMRTVPEANSERVDVSEVPLENEGQLNGDVEENSKADGIEVDDFEQKSEPEAEVSESEAASDDIVVSEVTDAAYDKKPNDEETENSLAAKVSDDVSAEDMDHSIAAEKPEDEITAVEDQNLENDNSDSKSAAGETEEVMDVANTEEVDKPEPLTLSLSGDQQPMLSGKDSTYDVAEADYNEKFDFGSDSIKDGDSDDSTEGEFSEDETTAENSVECDEFDSERESMTEDGSHDAVTEEGEEFGDESLVGASNVAEVAEVVNLGITSEVDVCVKGGPVLDKAPTLPPSESEQLPLQFPRPTLSKPGKSPGKKRSEIMSYIFDDNEENMDGGSDNGGVEVKRDADATDKDSVASELEAKSLRQLKKMLKSQLKIKTEDKMVEKPRTALQEVAENQMAGNGN, from the exons ATGGATTTCTCCACCCTTTCCAGAAGAGAGCTCCAGACTCTGTGCAAGAGGAACAAACTCCCAGCCAACCTCACCAATGTCGCCATGGCCGATTCTCTCAAGAATCTCACACTC GTGGAAGGAATTGAAGAGTTGCTGAATCAATCTCCACAGAAAACAATGAATGGCTCACTAAGTATCCCTCGTACTGCTGCAAGAACCTCCGCTCGAAGAAAGCCAATCACTGAAGAGCCAGAAAGCTCACAGCCATTGACACGCAATCGCCGCGGGGTGACAAGGAGAGCAGTCGCTGAAGAGGTGGTGGACCAGGAAATGGCTGAGGTGGTGTCCAAGACTCCTGCCGCACCAAGCACTCGGAGTAGGGCTCCAGCTGCTTCTGCTCGCCAAAAGACAGACACGCAGAAGGAGACAGCTTCCGTGCAGAAGAGCGTGTATAACACGAGGCGATCCGTGAGGCTGCTGGAAAAGACCATGGCTAACTTGAGCTTGGGGTATGAGAACAGTATGCCTTTTAAGATGAATGAACTTTCCTCTGAAATCAACAATGATTCGGAGAAGACTGATGTCTCAGTTGATGAGG GGTCAAATATGCGGACAGTACCGGAGGCGAACTCAGAGAGAGTTGATGTTTCTGAAGTTCCATTGGAGAATGAAGGGCAGTTGAACGGTGATGTGGAGGAAAATAGCAAGGCCGATGGGATTGAAGTAGATGATTTCGAGCAAAAATCTGAACCGGAAGCTGAGGTATCTGAATCAGAGGCGGCCTCAGATGACATTGTGGTTTCAGAAGTTACGGATGCAGCATATGACAAGA AACCTAATGATGAAGAAACGGAAAACTCTTTGGCCGCCAAAGTTTCTGATGACGTTTCTGCTGAGGACATGGACCATTCTATTGCTGCTGAGAAACCGGAAGATGAAATCACTGCGGTGGAGGATCAAAATCTTGAGAATGACAATTCTGACTCGAAATCTGCCGCTGGGGAGACTGAAGAAGTTATGGATGTGGCTAATACAGAAGAAGTTGATAAGCCTGAGCCATTGACTCTGAGCTTGTCTGGTGACCAGCAGCCTATGCTTAGTGGCAAGGACTCAACGTATGACGTGGCAGAGGCGGATTATAACGAGAAATTCGATTTTGGATCAGACTCGATCAAGGATGGAGATTCTGATGACAGCACTGAAGGAGAATTTAGTGAAGATGAAACCACGGCTGAAAACTCAGTTGAGTGTGATGAATTCGATTCGGAAAGAGAATCCATGACCGAAGATGGTTCTCATGATGCCGTCACtgaggaaggagaagaatttggtGATGAAAGTTTGGTTGGTGCTAGTAATGTGGCTGAAGTAGCAGAAGTTGTCAACCTCGGAATAACTTCTGAAGTCGATGTTTGTGTAAAAGGCGGCCCAGTTTTGGACAAGGCTCCAACATTGCCACCCTCGGAATCTGAGCAGCTTCCGCTTCAGTTTCCCCGTCCAACTCTCTCAAAACCCGGGAAGTCTCCAGGCAAGAAGCGATCGGAAATCATGAGCTACATCTTTGATGACAATGAGGAAAACATGGATGGTGGCAGTGACAATGGAGGAGTTGAGGTAAAGAGAGACGCGGATGCCACCGACAAGGATAGCGTGGCGAGTGAATTGGAGGCTAAGAGTCTAAGGCAGCTAAAGAAAATGCTGAAAAGTCAATTAAAGATCAAAACAGAAGATAAGATGGTAGAGAAGCCAAGAACTGCGTTGCAGGAAGTAGCAGAGAACCAAATGGCAGGCAATGGGAACTGA